From Priestia aryabhattai, one genomic window encodes:
- a CDS encoding DUF4405 domain-containing protein codes for MKKMMYVRFGLDLLMAVTFVLFFNKQVLGGLTFHEIAGLAIAVAFLTHVLLNWQWVKKVTVKLFDRKLPRRTKFGYFLNVMLLITMSFIMISGIFISRVVFPNINVSNEQWFKISHISVSFLVLVLVAAHIGLHWQWVINVCKNMTKFKKSKKSLSIVAKLATVVLLVVGIYEINETGFLGKLGGVARVMNLSSSDMPQKGGGKPDFDRHSFSENKSSATAAAGRERPNFDHDGGGPERGMKGKEGGFESPNPLVVIGTYFAIMSVFIIVIYYIEKILTSMKRRKKFAGPATEI; via the coding sequence GTGAAAAAGATGATGTACGTCAGGTTTGGACTGGATCTTTTAATGGCCGTTACGTTTGTTTTATTTTTTAACAAACAGGTATTGGGAGGATTAACGTTTCATGAAATTGCGGGGCTAGCGATTGCCGTCGCCTTTTTAACCCATGTGCTACTAAACTGGCAGTGGGTAAAGAAAGTCACGGTTAAATTATTTGACCGCAAGCTTCCGCGCAGAACAAAGTTCGGTTACTTTTTAAATGTAATGCTGTTGATTACGATGTCGTTTATTATGATCAGCGGTATTTTTATTTCAAGAGTAGTATTTCCAAATATTAATGTAAGCAATGAACAGTGGTTTAAGATTTCGCATATTTCGGTATCGTTTTTAGTATTAGTTTTAGTAGCGGCTCACATAGGTCTCCATTGGCAATGGGTCATAAATGTATGTAAAAACATGACAAAATTCAAAAAGTCAAAGAAAAGCTTGAGCATAGTAGCTAAGCTCGCGACCGTTGTGCTGTTAGTGGTTGGAATATATGAAATAAATGAGACTGGTTTTCTTGGGAAGCTTGGAGGAGTAGCAAGAGTAATGAATTTAAGTTCCTCAGATATGCCACAAAAAGGCGGCGGAAAGCCGGATTTTGATCGCCATTCATTTAGTGAGAACAAATCTTCTGCGACGGCAGCTGCTGGTCGCGAACGTCCGAATTTTGATCACGATGGCGGAGGGCCGGAAAGAGGAATGAAAGGAAAAGAAGGCGGATTTGAAAGTCCGAATCCTTTGGTTGTGATCGGTACTTATTTTGCTATTATGTCTGTTTTTATTATTGTTATTTATTATATTGAAAAAATATTAACGAGTATGAAGAGACGTAAAAAATTTGCGGGTCCTGCTACAGAAATTTAA
- a CDS encoding Fur-regulated basic protein FbpA translates to MVKQHTQPETEHKKNWFINALLNFGIYKKGNRHLYELTLQELEAQYVKVKAFMYNQKPLSQ, encoded by the coding sequence ATGGTGAAACAACACACACAGCCTGAAACGGAACATAAGAAAAATTGGTTTATTAATGCGCTATTGAATTTTGGTATTTATAAAAAAGGAAATCGGCACCTATACGAACTGACACTTCAAGAGTTAGAAGCTCAATATGTAAAAGTGAAAGCATTCATGTATAATCAGAAACCTCTTTCGCAATGA
- a CDS encoding NADH-dependent flavin oxidoreductase: MTNKKYEPLLQPFAFSNGIKLDNRVILAPMTNFSSNEDGTVSNAEVDYYVRRSKGVSMVITACTYGTPNGKGFHGEFAADSDEMIPSLRRLATAIQDQGAKAVLQIFHGGRMCPPELVPNGDVVSASAVAAEQEGAPVPRELTNAEIEGIIHDFGEMTRRAIEAGFDGVEIHGANNYLIQQFFSPHSNRREDKWGGSVEKRLTFPLAIVDEVKQAVSNYAKDPFLVGYRFSPEEPETPGITMADTLKLVDALAAKDLDYLHVSLMEFWSKPRRGVEDTRSRIEIIQERVGSRVPVMGVGSIHTADEAAAALETGIPLLAIGRELIMDPDWVQKVKEGRENEIVTTLSRKDQEKLVIPDPLWQAVINTPGWFPVED, translated from the coding sequence ATGACGAATAAAAAGTATGAGCCGCTTTTACAGCCATTTGCTTTTTCAAATGGCATCAAATTAGATAACCGCGTTATTCTTGCACCTATGACAAATTTTTCATCAAATGAAGATGGAACGGTATCAAATGCAGAAGTTGACTACTATGTGCGACGTTCAAAAGGTGTTAGCATGGTCATTACAGCATGTACATACGGAACGCCGAACGGCAAAGGATTTCACGGAGAATTTGCTGCAGACAGCGATGAAATGATTCCTAGCTTGCGCCGTTTAGCAACAGCGATTCAAGATCAAGGAGCAAAGGCAGTTCTTCAAATTTTCCACGGAGGTCGCATGTGCCCGCCTGAACTGGTTCCAAATGGAGATGTTGTTAGCGCAAGCGCTGTTGCCGCAGAACAAGAAGGTGCACCGGTGCCTCGCGAGTTAACAAATGCAGAAATTGAAGGCATTATTCACGATTTTGGTGAAATGACGCGCCGTGCCATTGAAGCAGGATTTGACGGAGTTGAAATTCACGGAGCAAATAACTATTTAATTCAGCAGTTCTTTTCTCCGCATTCTAATCGTCGTGAAGATAAATGGGGTGGCAGCGTAGAGAAACGCTTAACATTCCCGCTAGCAATCGTAGACGAAGTAAAGCAAGCCGTTTCTAACTATGCAAAAGATCCGTTTTTAGTAGGCTATCGCTTCTCGCCAGAAGAGCCTGAAACGCCTGGAATTACAATGGCTGATACATTGAAGTTAGTTGATGCACTAGCTGCAAAAGACCTTGATTACCTTCACGTATCGCTAATGGAATTCTGGTCAAAACCGCGCCGAGGCGTGGAAGATACTCGTTCACGTATTGAAATTATTCAAGAGCGAGTAGGAAGTCGCGTGCCTGTGATGGGCGTAGGTTCTATTCATACAGCAGACGAAGCAGCAGCAGCTCTTGAAACGGGTATTCCACTGCTTGCTATTGGCCGCGAATTAATTATGGATCCAGACTGGGTTCAAAAAGTCAAAGAAGGCCGCGAAAATGAAATTGTTACAACATTAAGCAGAAAAGATCAGGAAAAGCTTGTGATTCCTGACCCGCTGTGGCAAGCAGTTATTAACACGCCAGGCTGGTTCCCAGTGGAAGATTAA